In Mycobacterium stomatepiae, the following are encoded in one genomic region:
- a CDS encoding FAD-dependent monooxygenase, whose translation MLFTGWLIGADRASSTVSRLLDTEFGGQNYLQCGLLADVMMGFVGFLSLIDGSHLRCRFEFYFDADAQLSDIDWVTIFRFPSRIASRFRIGSALLAGDPGRIHNPAEGERFNLGIGDRVNLGWKLAQGENGEVSQTLLLETYEPERRPIAATVLQHKDKEFTLETSIGWVSRARIAQSCAMAIRASCENYVVVDLVEDPEFMQSTLWSVSLYCCGPII comes from the coding sequence ATGCTATTCACCGGCTGGCTGATCGGCGCGGACAGGGCGAGCAGTACCGTTAGTCGACTACTTGACACCGAGTTCGGTGGTCAGAACTATTTGCAGTGCGGGTTGCTTGCCGACGTAATGATGGGGTTTGTTGGGTTTCTTTCGCTAATTGACGGCAGTCATCTTCGGTGCCGGTTTGAGTTCTACTTTGATGCCGATGCGCAATTGTCAGATATCGACTGGGTGACCATTTTTCGCTTCCCCAGCCGGATCGCCAGCCGCTTCCGGATCGGAAGCGCGTTACTGGCCGGCGATCCCGGCCGCATTCATAATCCGGCCGAAGGAGAGAGATTCAATCTTGGAATTGGCGATAGGGTGAATCTGGGATGGAAGCTGGCACAAGGCGAGAATGGCGAAGTCTCCCAAACCTTGTTGTTGGAAACCTATGAGCCCGAACGACGTCCGATTGCCGCTACGGTATTGCAACACAAGGATAAGGAATTCACACTTGAAACCAGTATCGGATGGGTTTCGAGAGCGAGAATTGCCCAATCGTGCGCGATGGCGATACGTGCCTCTTGCGAGAATTATGTTGTTGTGGATTTAGTTGAAGACCCAGAATTCATGCAATCGACGCTCTGGTCCGTTTCGCTGTATTGCTGTGGACCGATA